One window from the genome of Oncorhynchus gorbuscha isolate QuinsamMale2020 ecotype Even-year linkage group LG14, OgorEven_v1.0, whole genome shotgun sequence encodes:
- the LOC123995193 gene encoding phospholipase ABHD3-like isoform X3: MFLVKTPVLVCSDAFRVFLQRHCPVVAEPFSPTPWCWGGRLQTLVRVLIKSSPQVDYRNELIRTADGGQISLDWVDNGDSAAYPECYSRPTVLILPGLTGNSRQTYVLHAVSQATRRGYRCVVFNNRGFGGEELLTPMTFCAADTSDLERVVLHVRELFPQAPLLGTGVSLGGMLLLNYLARKGSEAGLVAGLTMSVSWDTLESCASLEQPINRLIFNRHLASNLCQAINRHRKMLETVVDVDHVLKARTIREFDERYTSVLFGYKSCLDYYQEASPNYKLPRTTVPILCLNAADDPFSPKHALPVALAKRLPNVALLVTSHGGHIGYLEGLYPRGEGYMDRLFGQFIQAAFDHPGDLKGACSIKEELLD; encoded by the exons ATGTTTCTTGTCAAG aCACCAGTCCTGGTGTGTAGCGATGCATTCCGTGTGTTCCTACAGAGGCACTGCCCCGTGGTGGCTGAGCCCTTCAGCCCTACTCCCTGGTGCTGGGGAGGCCGGCTGCAGACACTGGTCAGAGTGCTCATCAAGTCCAGCCCCCAGGTCGACTACAGGAA TGAGTTGATCAGGACGGCTGACGGAGGTCAGATCTCTCTGGACTGGGTAGATAATGGGGACAGCGCTGCCTACCCAGAATGCTACTCTCGTCCCACAGTGCTCATCCTGCCGGGCCTCACAGGGAACAGTCGTCAAACCTACGTCCTCCACGCCGTCAGCCAAGCCACCCGCCGCGGATACAG ATGTGTGGTCTTCAACAATAGAGGGTTTGGAGGAGAAGAACTACTG ACCCCAATGACCTTCTGTGCGGCGGACACCTCGGACCTGGAGCGGGTGGTCCTCCATGTCAGAGAACTCTTCCCACAAGCCCCTCTGCTGGGCACCGGCGTGTCTCTGGGAGG CATGCTCTTGTTGAACTACCTGGCTCGTAAGGGTAGTGAGGCAGGGCTTGTTGCCGGCCTCACAATGTCTGTCAGCTGGGACACCCTGGAGTCCTGTGCCTCGCTGGAACAACCAATCAACCGCCTGATCTTCAACCGACACCTCGCCAGCAACCTGTGCCAAGCCATTAACAG aCACAGGAAGATGTTGGAGACTGTGGTGGATGTGGACCATGTACTAAAG GCACGTACTATCCGGGAGTTTGACGAGCGCTACACGTCAGTCTTGTTTGGCTATAAGTCCTGTCTGGACTACTACCAGGAGGCCAGCCCAAACTACAAGCTTCCCAGGACGACAGTGCCCATTCTCTGCCTCAATGCGGCCGACGACCCCTTCTCCCCCAAACATG ctCTCCCGGTGGCCCTAGCCAAGCGCCTGCCTAACGTAGCGCTGTTGGTGACGTCCCACGGTGGACATATAGGCTACCTGGAGGGCCTTTACCCGCGTGGGGAGGGCTACATGGACCGCCTGTTCGGCCAGTTCATTCAGGCAGCCTTCGATCACCCAGGGGACCTCAAAGGGGCCTGCAGCATCAAGGAAGAGCTTCTGGATTGA
- the LOC123995193 gene encoding protein ABHD1-like isoform X1 encodes MLLSHSDLWKVCLENIYRPYTVVLATITAALYYLWGREGQTPVLVCSDAFRVFLQRHCPVVAEPFSPTPWCWGGRLQTLVRVLIKSSPQVDYRNELIRTADGGQISLDWVDNGDSAAYPECYSRPTVLILPGLTGNSRQTYVLHAVSQATRRGYRCVVFNNRGFGGEELLTPMTFCAADTSDLERVVLHVRELFPQAPLLGTGVSLGGMLLLNYLARKGSEAGLVAGLTMSVSWDTLESCASLEQPINRLIFNRHLASNLCQAINRHRKMLETVVDVDHVLKARTIREFDERYTSVLFGYKSCLDYYQEASPNYKLPRTTVPILCLNAADDPFSPKHALPVALAKRLPNVALLVTSHGGHIGYLEGLYPRGEGYMDRLFGQFIQAAFDHPGDLKGACSIKEELLD; translated from the exons ATGCTGCTGTCTCACTCCGACCTATGGAAAGTGTGTTTGGAGAACATCTACAGACCCTACACGGTGGTCCTCGCCACCATCACCGCTGCCCTGTACTACCTCTGGGGCCGTGAGGGCCAG aCACCAGTCCTGGTGTGTAGCGATGCATTCCGTGTGTTCCTACAGAGGCACTGCCCCGTGGTGGCTGAGCCCTTCAGCCCTACTCCCTGGTGCTGGGGAGGCCGGCTGCAGACACTGGTCAGAGTGCTCATCAAGTCCAGCCCCCAGGTCGACTACAGGAA TGAGTTGATCAGGACGGCTGACGGAGGTCAGATCTCTCTGGACTGGGTAGATAATGGGGACAGCGCTGCCTACCCAGAATGCTACTCTCGTCCCACAGTGCTCATCCTGCCGGGCCTCACAGGGAACAGTCGTCAAACCTACGTCCTCCACGCCGTCAGCCAAGCCACCCGCCGCGGATACAG ATGTGTGGTCTTCAACAATAGAGGGTTTGGAGGAGAAGAACTACTG ACCCCAATGACCTTCTGTGCGGCGGACACCTCGGACCTGGAGCGGGTGGTCCTCCATGTCAGAGAACTCTTCCCACAAGCCCCTCTGCTGGGCACCGGCGTGTCTCTGGGAGG CATGCTCTTGTTGAACTACCTGGCTCGTAAGGGTAGTGAGGCAGGGCTTGTTGCCGGCCTCACAATGTCTGTCAGCTGGGACACCCTGGAGTCCTGTGCCTCGCTGGAACAACCAATCAACCGCCTGATCTTCAACCGACACCTCGCCAGCAACCTGTGCCAAGCCATTAACAG aCACAGGAAGATGTTGGAGACTGTGGTGGATGTGGACCATGTACTAAAG GCACGTACTATCCGGGAGTTTGACGAGCGCTACACGTCAGTCTTGTTTGGCTATAAGTCCTGTCTGGACTACTACCAGGAGGCCAGCCCAAACTACAAGCTTCCCAGGACGACAGTGCCCATTCTCTGCCTCAATGCGGCCGACGACCCCTTCTCCCCCAAACATG ctCTCCCGGTGGCCCTAGCCAAGCGCCTGCCTAACGTAGCGCTGTTGGTGACGTCCCACGGTGGACATATAGGCTACCTGGAGGGCCTTTACCCGCGTGGGGAGGGCTACATGGACCGCCTGTTCGGCCAGTTCATTCAGGCAGCCTTCGATCACCCAGGGGACCTCAAAGGGGCCTGCAGCATCAAGGAAGAGCTTCTGGATTGA
- the LOC123995193 gene encoding phospholipase ABHD3-like isoform X2 translates to MLSSTVPQHLLLICSFVPLPNHYSSQNICPTTPVLVCSDAFRVFLQRHCPVVAEPFSPTPWCWGGRLQTLVRVLIKSSPQVDYRNELIRTADGGQISLDWVDNGDSAAYPECYSRPTVLILPGLTGNSRQTYVLHAVSQATRRGYRCVVFNNRGFGGEELLTPMTFCAADTSDLERVVLHVRELFPQAPLLGTGVSLGGMLLLNYLARKGSEAGLVAGLTMSVSWDTLESCASLEQPINRLIFNRHLASNLCQAINRHRKMLETVVDVDHVLKARTIREFDERYTSVLFGYKSCLDYYQEASPNYKLPRTTVPILCLNAADDPFSPKHALPVALAKRLPNVALLVTSHGGHIGYLEGLYPRGEGYMDRLFGQFIQAAFDHPGDLKGACSIKEELLD, encoded by the exons ATGCTTTCATCCACTGTTCCCCAGCACCTTTTACTCATATGCAGTTTTGTTCCATTGCCCAACCACTACAGCTCGCAGAATATATGTCCCACG aCACCAGTCCTGGTGTGTAGCGATGCATTCCGTGTGTTCCTACAGAGGCACTGCCCCGTGGTGGCTGAGCCCTTCAGCCCTACTCCCTGGTGCTGGGGAGGCCGGCTGCAGACACTGGTCAGAGTGCTCATCAAGTCCAGCCCCCAGGTCGACTACAGGAA TGAGTTGATCAGGACGGCTGACGGAGGTCAGATCTCTCTGGACTGGGTAGATAATGGGGACAGCGCTGCCTACCCAGAATGCTACTCTCGTCCCACAGTGCTCATCCTGCCGGGCCTCACAGGGAACAGTCGTCAAACCTACGTCCTCCACGCCGTCAGCCAAGCCACCCGCCGCGGATACAG ATGTGTGGTCTTCAACAATAGAGGGTTTGGAGGAGAAGAACTACTG ACCCCAATGACCTTCTGTGCGGCGGACACCTCGGACCTGGAGCGGGTGGTCCTCCATGTCAGAGAACTCTTCCCACAAGCCCCTCTGCTGGGCACCGGCGTGTCTCTGGGAGG CATGCTCTTGTTGAACTACCTGGCTCGTAAGGGTAGTGAGGCAGGGCTTGTTGCCGGCCTCACAATGTCTGTCAGCTGGGACACCCTGGAGTCCTGTGCCTCGCTGGAACAACCAATCAACCGCCTGATCTTCAACCGACACCTCGCCAGCAACCTGTGCCAAGCCATTAACAG aCACAGGAAGATGTTGGAGACTGTGGTGGATGTGGACCATGTACTAAAG GCACGTACTATCCGGGAGTTTGACGAGCGCTACACGTCAGTCTTGTTTGGCTATAAGTCCTGTCTGGACTACTACCAGGAGGCCAGCCCAAACTACAAGCTTCCCAGGACGACAGTGCCCATTCTCTGCCTCAATGCGGCCGACGACCCCTTCTCCCCCAAACATG ctCTCCCGGTGGCCCTAGCCAAGCGCCTGCCTAACGTAGCGCTGTTGGTGACGTCCCACGGTGGACATATAGGCTACCTGGAGGGCCTTTACCCGCGTGGGGAGGGCTACATGGACCGCCTGTTCGGCCAGTTCATTCAGGCAGCCTTCGATCACCCAGGGGACCTCAAAGGGGCCTGCAGCATCAAGGAAGAGCTTCTGGATTGA